The genomic window ggctcagctgcattttccccctgcctgcgctggtcagtcccaaaCAGCACGTGGctctgccaccgcttctgctggctggtgccgacttGGCctgcctcctcccgtccccagcagcacgtgggaatctggcttcagctgcatgctgctccggatgggacagacctgcctgggtcagcaccagccaacAGAGGCggtggcagagccgtgtgccacttgggactgaccagtgcaggtatgggaaaagtgcagctgagcccctgctgctccggctgggctcatcctgtcccgagaggcacatggctactcctcttcccacacgcactgtgttggcaacgtcaagctgatgcggtgtgtgtgggaaccttgttccttccccagcccttcagcagccattaggaagctgctgaggggctgtgggagggacaaggggtgggaacgaaagtaaactaggtttactttcgtttcccatcaCAGCACAGTGGGCCATAGAAAATGacttggtgggctgcatggcgGACAAGCCTGATCTAGAGCAAGCATCAGCAGTCTTTAaaggctgtgggctggattccACCATTTTGGATCAGAGGTGGACAGGTGGtaggacccagccactgctgctgatttttcttcactgccAGCACCAGGAAAGTACTTGCCATTGCTGTTTTTTCCTGCACCTGCCGGGGGAAAGTAGCAGCAAGGAATAGCGACAGCAGCAGGTACTTTCCttgtgcccactgctgctgcttttcccttcaTTGCCTCTGCTTCTTCCTAGGTCCACCgctgctgcctttccctgtgCCAGCACGGGAAAATgtctgctgctgaagccccatgtctTCGGGTTCGATCAAAAAGTTCTGCAGtctggatctggactgtgggtTGCTGACCCTTGCTCTAAAACTCAATGTTTAATTTCATATAGAATTGTTCATTACAAGGGTTTTTAATTACTTGGGCCCTTATCTCctgaaaaatatatatgaatTAGGGCTATGAGACCTGCATGAGGAAGAGTGGTGTAGAGCATCTTAGAAAGTCTTCTTATATTTGGGAGAAAGGTCAGTGTGAGGCCCTCAAATCGCAGCCACTAAGTAAAGTGTAAGGGGAGGGAAACTAGGGTGGAGGAGAGGATGCACAGAGGATGCTTGTGCAGCCTCTAAACAACATTCAAAAGGTCTGTTTATCAGTTCTGGATAGCCTTGTGTGTATGGCCGCCCTGTGGGAGAGGCTCCTGCATCAGATGTTAAGGGATTTTTGTAAACCCAGTTCTTTAATCTCTGCATACTTCTTGCCTCTGGCCCAATTTTTTGGGCTTTATGTACATTAAATAGTTTTTGCCTTGCCAAAAATATCCCTTTACAGTTTAAAAGAGGTTAATCTTTAAACTGCATGAAGTCTCCAATTTACATGGTCTaagttttttgttggtttttttttaagatttttttttttttttttttcattttaaaattctttttacaTGTCCTTGGTACATTGTCCTACAGCTTAACCTtgagagaagaaaggaaatgcAGCAAGAGAAACAAAAAGCACTGGATTTAGAGATCTGGAAGCAGAACTCCAAGAAAAGGGCTTTACTTAATCGCGTTCAGGAGATTCTGGAAAATGTGCAGGTAAGGATGGTGGAAGTGTATTAGTTAATGTAGAGAAGGCATTTTAACACATGCATTCTGACCATTTCCTGAGGGCCAATAAATCCTGTAATCTAAACCGGTTGTTGTTTTCAGTTAGCTTTCTTTTTACCAGTACTTGTTATTAATTTAGATAGTATGACCTGGTCAACAGTTGCAGTAAGTACATGCAATTATTTTGGTACAAACTTGTTTAGTGTTTGGTGTTCAGTGCTTTATTTGGTCTATGTACAAGACACAACTAGCAAAATAGTCACCTCTTGTTTTTGTAATCCTGTTTAAAATTGGTAGATTGTAGCAAATTGGCAGATCTAATTGTTTGGATTTTGATTAACAAACTGTTAACTGTGATGTTACCACTTATTTTTTCCAGAAATTGTGAGCTAGGTAACAAGCTCTGCAAAATTACAGCACTCGCGTGCTTTAATATAACATTGTAactttatgtttttctttttatgcaaTAATGGGATTATCATCAGGTTTTAGGCAGGTGTTTACAATTGAAAAAATAATCTAATGTAGTCTTAATGAAGCCACTTAATCTGAGTTTATAGTAGAATTACAAGACAGCCCTTAAATTAACCCATTGGGTAAATGAACAGTGTTTACAGTGAGGTTGAGTTTGTTTCTTAGGTGGTAAACACATCTATTCAGCTTCATGTATTGTTTACTAGTGTGTGCATGGAAACAGTCACCTGATTTGGGATTTGAAAGGCAGACCAGGAACATATGTCAAGAGTATAAAAATACTGGTTAGCTTTCTTCTAGACCTCCTGGAGGTAATGGATATTTAGGTGATGACTTTTTACTCATTTTAGTTTAAACATCCATGTTGGTGTAAAATGCAGTTGCTATTGCTTGTGCCTGGAAAGAATTATGCCTTTATAAAAACAGGCAAATAATATGGAACATTCTgtgcacttaattttttttttggctggatgTTAAAGAAATCCTAttcctttgtttgttttctaattcTTTATAGACAATGAGGCTTTATTGCAATAAAGGGATCTGAAATGTTTTCAATTATGTGCAGGTCAGAAAACTGTCCAGTGTGAATGATTTGGATCAATGGGAAGCTGAAAGTATTCACCCTAATTTGGAGTTAAAAGCCTCAGCTGGCTTCTCTACTCTACCAGACATCAGTTTGCCAAGTTCTACTGCTGACTGTCATGCTACCAAGCTTGAAAAGCCATTAGAAAGTATGCCGTCGGACACTAACACCCTGGTTCCATTAAGCATGATAGAATCTGTTAAAAGCACAGAAGAACTCGTTCTTCCAAAGCAAAGTGAGAGCAGCCCTTCAGAAAACATAGCTTGCCCAAAGGTTGCATCCCCTGATCAAACACAAAATATGCTTGCTTTAAACACACATCTGAACAAAGAGGATACGGGGGTGCTAACAGTTAATGAGGAAGTTGCAGATCCCTATGTAATGAGTCTTCAAAATCTTCTGAAAAAGTCAAGGGAATATGTAGAGAGAGAACAAACGAGACGTAGCACAAGAACTAATTTGAAGAAAAGTATTAATGAAAGTCATTCAGATAAAGAAAATGATGCAGTTAAAAGCAGTGATTTAGTGAAAGAGAAGACAAAATTTACAGGCAGAAGTTGTACAGGTATGACACTTGATAAACCAAGTCTTAATAAATCGAATATGGTTCTCCAAGGTGCCTCTCCCCATTCAAATAGCATGAGTACTTCAGCCTCATCCAGTTTTTCCAAAGTGGACATACCTGTGAGAGCAGGAACACCCCcagttttggattcagattcagatgaaGAATTTAAACATGTTACCACCTTTGACCATGACAGTAGCATTGTCAGAAGCCTTACAGGTTCCTATGCCAAATTACCCAGTCCAGAACCAAGTATGAGTCCTAAAATGCACCGAAGACGTCCAAGGCCCTTATCCATGGGTCACATAGTTATAAATAACCCTGTAAATGCCTATGAGTTAAGTCCTAAAAACAAAGGGAGAGCAACGGACTTGATTATACAAGATGCTGCTGACAAGGCCAACGTGTCTGAACCTGTGCCAAAGTTCAACGCAGACTTTGCTATGCTTTGTTCTAGCAAAGTTCACAAAACGCCTTTGGACACCTGTGATGGACTGGTGTTTGGCAAATCAAATCCAGTGCATCAACAGTCTGTTAATCAATTAGAAAGCAAAGGAGTTCCAGTGTCTGCTACAGTGGAGGGTCAGCTAGCGCTGGAGGGCAGAGGGCTGTACAAGGTGGACGGTGCTACTTGTACTACAACTCCAAAATTGCATGAGCCTTATGCAGCTAGTCAGTCCCTGGTAACCCAAAAACTAGTAAGTATGAACGGACTCAAACCAACTAACttgttagaaaaaaacaaaagtactTCACCCATGGAACTCAATAAATCTTATGATGTAGAAAACCCATCTCCATTACTGATGCAAAGccagcagaagcaacagcagaTGGATACTCCAAGTCTTTCTTTTGGAAGTGAACACTTTCAAGAAAATGGTATTGAAAAAGTGAAACGTAGGCTGGATATGGATACTGATGGCtcacagaaagaaaacaaccCATATGTTTCATCAGTTGGAACCGAAGAACAAGAGAGTTGGTGGCTGCAAGATCAAAGATGCTCCCTGGGATCTATTTATGTTAACAAGAATGTAAGCTCAGACAGTACTGCAAAAGGtaaactgatatttttttctctAGTTAATCCTTTTCAAAATATAAGTTTTCTTTAGTTAGAAGtctcagttttaaaaaatatgtaattattgtgCTAATTGTTGTCATGACGATAAATTGACTTGTAGTCCTTTCAATACATATAAAGAGGGAGTTGAAAAGCTCAGGGTTTCTGTGTGCGCTTTTATCTGTAATCTGTTTTCCTTACTAGTGTTTCACTACATTTCACTTTTGTATTGTTCTCACAACTTATATAGTGATTATGTTGAAATGacagaatatatttttataatcatAAATCCCTACATTTTAGATAAATTTCCTATAGTAAACCAAATTTCTGAAAGATGCTTTTGAAATGGAGGCTTCTTTAAGCAAAGTGAAGCTTGCTTCCTTGAACTCAGAAGTCCTATAATACGTATTTAACAATGGTTTGAGCATCTCCATAGGTACTTGTATAGAGTAAATAGATGATGTTGGGACGGGTGATTTTTCCCGGTTTCTGAAAAACTATCCTGCTTGTTCAATATCACCATTTGTTGCTATAACTGGagcttctcttttttctttataatttgGAGTTTTCTTGCTGTTTTACTGAAAATTATGTCTAGCTGGATTTGAAATCCAAAAAGAATGGAAATGAAGCAATGCTAGAAATGGTTACAAAAATTCCAATGAAACTCTCATACATTGAATTTCTATGTTCCACGAAAAGTCAATGGCTCTACAAACATTAGTCTAATGAACTGTATTTGGCCTTATGCTAAGGTAGAACAGTAATCTGAAATAAGAGAACATGGATACACTTTGCAAATAAAATACCGAATGCAACGAGTTGGAATATTATCATGATATGTGGTCTCTTTTTGATTCAGAAACAAAAATGTCACATCTACTTTGTATTTTTCTCCAATGAACTTCATAAGGAGGCTAGATATgagggtgtgtatatgtgttttgAATTTGATCAAGCAAGAAGTCCTGCTTTTTTCAGAGCTAGTTTCTTCATGTTTACACTCTTGTGCCACTTGTGCCATCTGGGAGGGCTTATCTCATAAATGTGAACCTGATCAGACAACTTGTAGAGCTGCACTTGCTGATAAGTAACTTTGTTTGCTATGTGTTAGTGGGAATTGTGAATAAAAAAgtattctactttttttttttttgaaagagaaatatacattttaaatcaaCATCTCTTTGTTTAGGGTACAGaacatttagaaaaaatatatgaaGAAGAATTAAAGAATATATGATTAATTCTTTaaaatgcatgtgttttttttctcagaagagattttaaaaaataaaatgttggcttttGAAGAAATGAGGAAGAGGCTTGAAGAGCAGCATGCACAACAGCTATCAATTCTGATAGCTGAACAAGAAAGAGAACAGGAGAAACTGCAGAAGGTGAGGGAACAAGACTGGAAAACTCCAGTTTGAGATGGTAGCAGTAGCTGCTTGTGCATTTTGTTTCAGTATCTGGCAATTTAGGGCAGTGAAATgatattgctttttttttgtgtgtcatGCCCAAGGTTGGGCAGTTATCATAATCTAGTTGAATTTATGGCAGCTCTTTGGAGAATGTGATAATGTGAAAGCCTTAAAGTTGACTATCATCTTGTTCTGGATAGGGACAGTCAGAGCACTGAGAAAAATAATATAACGAACAGGAGGCTTGGCTCATTGACTGTTTTAGTATAGCAGTAGGAAGGCATACCCAGGAGACAGATGTATAATTGATGCATGTTTTCATAGCCAGTTCTAAAAGGGAAGTGCTGCAATAGGGAATTAGACATCCTAGAAGAGTGAGAAAATTACTACAATCAGCTGGTAGTAGCTCACACAGTATCCATGTGTATTAATACAATTGAGAGGGGAATCTGTGTTTTTACAGTTTGGGAAAGGTTTATCTGGGTTTTTAAGCGTATATATTGTCTAGTAAGCCTATTTGAAGTTCAATTATATTTGATGATGTTACATTAAGATTAGTGGAAATTAAGATGTCTATAGGTAGTGGCTAAGCTGCTTATGTTATATTGAGGCTTGTCAAGATGCCACggcttttaaaaattaatctaAATTCCATCATATGGAATGAAAGATCTGGTTTTATGGCAGACTTTTAATCTGCAGGAGATAGAAGAGCAGGAGAGAAGGTTGAAAGGAAAGAAGATTGTTACAACAGAAACCGAAATACCCAAAATGAATGTTTCCAGTGGAGTGGGATTGGAATggagaaaaataagtgaaagtgGCGTGCTGGAAAGTATGCTGACTTAAGTGGACTCAATCTGTTACGCAAATTCAAATAGCACTGGTAAAACTGGGCGGGAGTATACAGTTTACTGGGCACTTTAAAACAGGATATTCCTTCCTGGGTCATGGAATACACAGTAGCAACACTTCTGCTTCATTAATTGGGATCCAGTCTAGGCAGGAAGTATTGGAAGTTAGTATCTTCCTGCAGGCTGGTGACATGTATGAAACCAATTGATTGTCTTAGTCATGTTCTTCATAAATGAGTGTACACATCGCTGCATCTGAAACTACCTCTAATAAAAATCTGGAAGTACTTCCTTTGATCCTAAGCCCTCCACAAAAGGTCCAGTATAGTATCTCTTAATATTCAACATGTGTATTGTGGATTTTTGCACACACTGGTATAAAGGGAAAGTCTGtccctctctgaaccagttagtctctgagATTCCATCCTGCGGTACTTTCTGCTTTGAttatgtctttttttaaattttgaacaaGCATAACTGACGGGGGATATAATGTATACTACAAGCAGTGAATGAAGCAGTACTAGTTCAATGTACACCCATGAAAGCTTCTAGATTaaaatcagtgtgtgtgtgtgtgttaaaaaaTATAGTGATAAATCTGGATTTCTGTGGAGTGACATGCAAGTATttgggtggtggtgtgtgtgtgctcatgtgCTCAGTCTTCCTGTTTGGTGCTCCATTTATTTAACTACATCTACTTATTCTACTTATGTGTAGGTTTTGCCAACACTGTCACACCCAATAGCTTTGTGTCAACAAGTGACACTCCATTCTACCTCTGGGGGCCATCATCTGGTGGAGTGTCAAAAATCTCAGCAGCCAGGCCCATTAGTAGAGCCAAGTCCAGGTGGTCACAGGTAGGAAAATAGATTGcattgtatatttttaaaaatcatctaATCCTTGCCGGGTAGATATACTACAGCTAAAAGCTCCCAGTGCAAGAGAATTGAAATCCAATTAATCTTTGACCTGCAGCTCTTTAGATGAGGTTGAACTAGGAGATCTAAGAAAACAGCTAAACAATGTTATTTCCCCCCCTAGATTACAGAATAAGCAATGTAATCATGTAACCCATCTTCACTGATAACCAAACTAATGTTGTAGTGGGCACCTCTGACCTAGCTAAAACGCATTTAGCAAACTTATATTTTCTAGCCCTGAATACAAGAGGGGTGAATAAACTGATTTTAATTGTTTGTCCAAATCTATCAACCAAGCTAAATATATTTAATTACATAATAGCACTTAGacagtttttttggtttttttgttttaaaggtttTCAGTCCAGAAGTACAAATGAAGTTCAATAAGATCACTGCATTAGCAAAGGGTTTTCTTACTCGTAGGCTCATGCAAACcgaaaaactgaaatatttaaggCAAACTGTCAAGGTAAGGAATAAGTGACAAGACGCTTCTGTTTCATATATATATTCTTCTGTCGTTTTCACTCCTCTCTTTCAGCTGGTAGATGAAATCTTTTCTCCTGAGAAAACCCATCCTACTTTCAAGATTGATTTACAAAGTTTACTGGATAGGGTGGTTCTCCTCTTCAGAGATTGAATGAACTACACACCATACTCATGGTGTGCACGTTCACTTTTTATAGTGGGCTAAAAGTATCTTCTCTGTTGCATGGTGGGCGTAGCTAACAATGATGGCGTACAAAAGGGAAAAGATAGAGGAGCATCTTTCTTCTGTTAATCTTATTGCTTAACAAGACAACCATTCATAAGGCAGCAATAGGCAGTAGCCATTCATGAGTAGCACCACCAAAGACGGTGAAGAGCACGCTTCATTTCCTCTGATGTAAAGCTTCGATGGTCTGAGTTCATGTAGGTATTTGGTATTATTTGCTCCTGTGTTACATAGATGTATGGTGCGTTTATGTACAAAGTAAAAAGTGACTGGGTACAGCATGCAGTACAGTACCTGATTTTTGGAGCAGTGAATGCTACAGCCTAGCTGCCAGGTTTTCTCTGCTGAATTGCAGTAGTCAGAGGAGGTTGTAGAAAAGTCCTATATTTAGAGAATCATGCTTAAATCCCTCGTTTCACATCCTGCCAGCCTGTGTCTGTACATTCCTTCTACTTGGACCTTTGAAATTAAAGGAAGAGGAACTAGATCCATTTAGGATTTTAGGGCTGCTACACACCTgtgtggagcctgctccaatgcattggaaAACCactgtgttggagcagactcgattattaattattaatcgagtctgctggagcacagaaattcatagaatcatagaagtagggttggaagggaccttgtagatcttcaagtccaaccccctgcctgggcaggaggaaaactgggctcaaatgaccccagccaggtaggcatcgagccgcttcttaaagacccccagggtaggagccagcaccacttcccttggaagttggttccagatcctagtcgccctaactgtgaagtagttcctacggatgtctaatctaaacctactctccaacaacttgtggccgttattccttgttatcacggggggcactaggggaaacaaggtctcccccaagcccttctggtcccccctagtgagtttatagatggccacaaggtcccccctcagccttctcttgtgaaggctgaacaggttcaggtcctgtagcctctcattgtagggtctgccctgctgtccccggatcatgtgggtggccctcctctggaccctgtcagtgttgtccacatccctcttgaagtggggtgcccagaactggacatagtactccagctgtgggctgaccagtgccacgtagagggggaggatcacctccttggccctacttgagatgcacctgtggatgcacgatagggtccggttagccctgccgaccgtgacctcgcattgtcagcccatgttcatcttggagttagtGATGACTTcaggatccctttctgcctccatgctctcaagaagggagtttcccatcttataagtgtgctgctggttactactgcccaagtgcagcaccctgcacttgtccgtattgaaacgcatcccgtttttgttagcccacccctgcaacctatctaggtctttctgcagtctttccctccctactagcatgcccacctcgccccaaattgATGCACTCTAGCAGCCTtccgcatcatgtgtatcagtgtcaccACACATCTCCGCACTGATAAAATGGTGGTGGgtcactttgaaataaaacacattcagtgagctttagttcaaagtgccctgctgccattttctcagtgcagggacactggtaCACATGACACACAGGCACTTCTAATTAGCATGGCTTGGCGCAGTGTcccaacacatgtaaaaatgccctaggaCACCTAAGTCCAGAATTTAGATCCTTGTTCCTTGCTCAGTTGCCTCCAAACCCTGGAGACATGTGAATATTGCAGATACCTATGTTTTATGGCATGGCCAGAACCATGTTAGTTGTGACAGGGCTGGGACCTTGTCACCTGTCTCATTCCTAAGCCCTGCTGGGATTCACAGACTAGGCATTTCCCCATATATCTCTCCTGGCTGATCTGCTAGACATGAGTGAGGCTCTCCACTACCTTCAGTTGCTGTGCAAATTTCCCTCTCCTACTTGTCTGTAGTTTGATGGCTATTGCACTCATAGAGGCTTTAGGAGGCCTGGGTTCAATTCCTTCCTCTACCTGAGGAAATGTGGCCTGACATTTCCATCTTGGAACAATGCCCTGATCCCTCAGACCTGAGGATATTTTTGGGGTGGTGATTTCATTTCCTTGTGTTTAGATGTCCCACTTTGAATGggataattaaatatttatttggtctaaGGGGAAAGAGAATGAACATAATTATTTTATCTACTAGTtatccaggaagtgggagacaggTATTCAGAACTCCCCAGAGTAGGGACCTTAACCAGGTATCCCTTCTCCTGGAAGAGTATTTTAACCACTGAGCTCTTGAGTATCAGTATTCTGATAGAGAGGACTGATCCTTCTTGGTTTTTGCAAGAAGGGGTGTAAGTGCCTAAGTCCAGGCAAGGATTCAGGACTTTTGGATGATGGGAACTGCCTCCCTTaggtgtagagcaggggtgtcaaactcactttgtgccctgagctggatctggaatgaggctggatgtggcccagaGCAGGAGAAAGTTGCAGCATGCGGTGGGGGCTTGTAATCAGGAAGGTAGGGCCAAGGTAGTGCAGATGGGCAAAGCTAACGTGGCAACTGGGGCTGTGTTGGCCctcacttgccctcctgctgccaatCATCATGTCCACAGGGGCCCAACCCATAGTCCAGTGGGGTGGATAGAGTGGCTCTGCAGgtcagatgtggcctgcaggctgtatgtttgacacccctgacctagGATAATGTGTTCGTCCTTTGGAAAGAGGTGTGGGGTTTCAGGTACCCATCTCCTCAGTATTTTGTGTTCTCTGCCTTACTGTGTTCTTCACTGGGTATGCTGGCTTTTGTAGGTCCTATTCTTAGATGCATAACTCTTCCCTATTAACTGAATAGGAACCAAGGGCCTTAATGTGGGTGTTGTGAATTCCACTAAGTGACTTAAAGTTTATTGCCACAGTGTTTTGCATTGTGTCACCCAAGTGTGCCTTGCAAATCTGATCTCATCTGAATAAAAGGTTTGCTGCAAATCCCGTCAGTGAGAATTGTGTAATGTTTAaccttacattttattttttaggaTACTATGGAGTTCATAAAAAATTTTCAGTCTGAAGCTCCATTAAAGAGAGGGACAGTTTCAGCACAAGATGCATCCCTGCATGAAAGAGTGATAGCTCAGGTGATGTATATTCGCGACTATTTAGTCTGTCTGTCAACAAGAGACAGGTTCTTCGTTTCATCTTTGTGAGGTGAAAATGTAGTTAGGTCatgtaaaaaaagaaagtattGCTTTATGCTTACAAAAATAGTCTGTAGTACAGTTTTACCAAGATGGTCTTTCTTTCTCTGTGTTAAAAAATTGCTGTGGTCTTTTACCTTAAGTATGAACACACTAACTAGATTGAAGAACTTCATGCAGGTTTTATTGTTTTTTCAGCTGCGAGCTGCACTATATGACATCCATGACATATTCTTCATCATGGAAGTATCTGAGAGAATGAGTATATTGCATCACGATCGTGAAGTTCGTAAAGAGAAGATGCTCAGGCAAATGGTGTGTTCCAAGATCATGTGTTTGCCTAGTaacaaacctccccccccccagtccaaTATTTAGAAGTGGTTCCTTTTAAGGTCTGAATTTCTTCTGATCTGGGAAGATTTAAAACATAAGCTGTTGAAAATAATCTTCCTGACTAGTGTGGTCCTTGGCTGTGATGCTACAGGGgttaaatttctttaaaaatgtttagtcCACCATAGTTAGCATCCACACTCtcctaaagtgtgtgtgtgtgggcatgcagTACTATAAATGGGAAATAATCAGAACCAATTTTAACAAGAAAAGAGATTCAATTTAAATTATGGATTTTTTTGTTCCTAGAAgtgatttttaattgaaaatttaTAATATAAGAGTTTCCTTGCCACATAAAGTAAAAACTGTTGAATTAGATTCTTTAAAATGGATCCATAATAACAACTGCCAGAGTAGTTGGGTTAGAAGGAGCCAACGGTAATAAAAATAGTAATTAATATTAGTATCCACCACTTTCTCTCCTCTTTTAGGATAAAGTAAAGACCTCACGAGAGAGAGTGACACTTTCAACAGCGACTCAGAAGTCCCTGGATAGGAAGAAGTTTATGAAGTATgtgcattttctatttttttggtGATGGTTGGGGGAGGAGGATTGGGAAAATGTTTGCTTTGTGCACAGCAGAATCTTTAGCGAAATGGTTTCTTACATTTGTTGGATGACTTTACTCACTTCCTTCTAGTCAACATTTAATAttccttcattttcattttgataGGAATCACCTGAATATCTGCTTACATATTAAAAGCAAGATGGGTGCTAGTCTTCTTCCATGTATCTACTTACTTTTGTCCAATTTGCTCTGAAATCATAATTAATAGCATCATGATTAATGTTTTATCATTGATCGAACGCCTTGCACATTTGGCTAGAACACGAAATTGAATCAGAACATGTTGTTGCAGTAAATGATGTTGGTTAAGTATGTGACACATGTTCCTGTTGAGTGAAAGGGCCCAACACTACAGCATGATTCTAGAGCACTCTCAACTATTTGAATTACCATCTCTTGAATAAAGGTAAAATTTGtcgacttaaaaaaaaaaaaaattacagcacTTACAAAAATTAGTCATGTTTTGTTGCATTTAATTTAGGTAATTATATCCCTGTTTAACTGAAATCCCAGTTAAATCTCAATTAATAAAATGCTCATGTTAACTTGAGTTGCATGTAATGTTCATATGCATTTAAGAATGAGTTTCAATAAGCAAACTAATTCTTGTATGTTTAGTTTAGGTTTGGCAACTGAGTGCTTAATAAAATACATGAATCATTTTCATGGCTTCCTTCAGAATGAATGGTGTACACCAGTGGTTCCCAGACTTTTTTCCTCAGcgtgaccccatttatggccccatttcctcagtatGACCCCCGATTTCCAACCCACAGTCCTCCAGCCTCACGACCCCATCCACTGTTGTGAC from Alligator mississippiensis isolate rAllMis1 chromosome 13, rAllMis1, whole genome shotgun sequence includes these protein-coding regions:
- the CCP110 gene encoding centriolar coiled-coil protein of 110 kDa isoform X4, producing MEDYEKFCEKHLARLQGESLPKEISLPTQHKNISLIQFHGIPVLSPLLNLERRKEMQQEKQKALDLEIWKQNSKKRALLNRVQEILENVQVRKLSSVNDLDQWEAESIHPNLELKASAGFSTLPDISLPSSTADCHATKLEKPLESMPSDTNTLVPLSMIESVKSTEELVLPKQSESSPSENIACPKVASPDQTQNMLALNTHLNKEDTGVLTVNEEVADPYVMSLQNLLKKSREYVEREQTRRSTRTNLKKSINESHSDKENDAVKSSDLVKEKTKFTGRSCTGMTLDKPSLNKSNMVLQGASPHSNSMSTSASSSFSKVDIPVRAGTPPVLDSDSDEEFKHVTTFDHDSSIVRSLTGSYAKLPSPEPSMSPKMHRRRPRPLSMGHIVINNPVNAYELSPKNKGRATDLIIQDAADKANVSEPVPKFNADFAMLCSSKVHKTPLDTCDGLVFGKSNPVHQQSVNQLESKGVPVSATVEGQLALEGRGLYKVDGATCTTTPKLHEPYAASQSLVTQKLVSMNGLKPTNLLEKNKSTSPMELNKSYDVENPSPLLMQSQQKQQQMDTPSLSFGSEHFQENGIEKVKRRLDMDTDGSQKENNPYVSSVGTEEQESWWLQDQRCSLGSIYVNKNVSSDSTAKGFANTVTPNSFVSTSDTPFYLWGPSSGGVSKISAARPISRAKSRWSQVFSPEVQMKFNKITALAKGFLTRRLMQTEKLKYLRQTVKDTMEFIKNFQSEAPLKRGTVSAQDASLHERVIAQLRAALYDIHDIFFIMEVSERMSILHHDREVRKEKMLRQMDKVKTSRERVTLSTATQKSLDRKKFMKAAEMGMPNKKVIVKQKTSEARVLQPNQGQNAPIHRLLCRQGTPKTSVKGVEQNRKKSSESRLPNKAISGVYAGRTQRRKPNVATI
- the CCP110 gene encoding centriolar coiled-coil protein of 110 kDa isoform X3 — protein: MQQEKQKALDLEIWKQNSKKRALLNRVQEILENVQVRKLSSVNDLDQWEAESIHPNLELKASAGFSTLPDISLPSSTADCHATKLEKPLESMPSDTNTLVPLSMIESVKSTEELVLPKQSESSPSENIACPKVASPDQTQNMLALNTHLNKEDTGVLTVNEEVADPYVMSLQNLLKKSREYVEREQTRRSTRTNLKKSINESHSDKENDAVKSSDLVKEKTKFTGRSCTGMTLDKPSLNKSNMVLQGASPHSNSMSTSASSSFSKVDIPVRAGTPPVLDSDSDEEFKHVTTFDHDSSIVRSLTGSYAKLPSPEPSMSPKMHRRRPRPLSMGHIVINNPVNAYELSPKNKGRATDLIIQDAADKANVSEPVPKFNADFAMLCSSKVHKTPLDTCDGLVFGKSNPVHQQSVNQLESKGVPVSATVEGQLALEGRGLYKVDGATCTTTPKLHEPYAASQSLVTQKLVSMNGLKPTNLLEKNKSTSPMELNKSYDVENPSPLLMQSQQKQQQMDTPSLSFGSEHFQENGIEKVKRRLDMDTDGSQKENNPYVSSVGTEEQESWWLQDQRCSLGSIYVNKNVSSDSTAKEEILKNKMLAFEEMRKRLEEQHAQQLSILIAEQEREQEKLQKEIEEQERRLKGKKIVTTETEIPKMNVSSGVGLEWRKISESGVLESFANTVTPNSFVSTSDTPFYLWGPSSGGVSKISAARPISRAKSRWSQVFSPEVQMKFNKITALAKGFLTRRLMQTEKLKYLRQTVKDTMEFIKNFQSEAPLKRGTVSAQDASLHERVIAQLRAALYDIHDIFFIMEVSERMSILHHDREVRKEKMLRQMDKVKTSRERVTLSTATQKSLDRKKFMKAAEMGMPNKKVIVKQKTSEARVLQPNQGQNAPIHRLLCRQGTPKTSVKGVEQNRKKSSESRLPNKAISGVYAGRTQRRKPNVATI